The window GTGGATCATCTTGGTACCGGTATCCGCCTGCTGGTAGTTATTGGTGAGCGCAACCGAATAGAACTCACCGATCGAATTATCGCCCTGCAGGATACAGCCGGGGTACTTCCAGGTGATGGCGGAGCCGGTCTCCACCTGGGTCCAGGAGATCTTGGAATTGATCCCCCGGGCAGCACCCCTTTTAGTGACAAAGTTGTAGATTCCGCCCTGGCCCTGCTTATCGCCGGGGTACCAGTTCTGGACGGTGGAGTACTTGATCTCGGCATTGTCCAGAGCGATGAGTTCCACCACCGCGGCGTGCAGCTGGTTCTCATCGCGCATGGGAGCGGTGCAGCCTTCCAGGTAGCTCACGTAGCTGGCCTCATCGGCTATGATCAGTGTGCGTTCGAACTGCCCCGTCATGGCCGCATTAATGCGGAAATAGGTGGACAGTTCCATGGGGCAGCGCACCCCCCTGGGGATATAGACAAACGAGCCGTCGCTGAAGACCGCCGAGTTCAGGGCGGCGAAGAAGTTGTCTGTGGGTGGCACCACTGAGCCCAGGTACTTCTTCACCAGCTCGGGATACTGCTGTACGGCTTCGGAAAAGGGACAGAAGATGACCCCCGCTTCGGCCAGCGCCTCCTGGAAAGTAGTGGCCACCGAAACACTGTCAAAGACGGCGTCAACGGCTACCCCCGCCAGGCGCTTCTGCTCCTGCAGGGGAATGCCCAGCTTCTCGTAAGTCTCGAGGAGCTTGGGGTCCACCTCGTTCAGGCTTTTGTAGGTGGGCTGCATCTTGGGGGCCGCATAGTAGACGATGCTCTGGTAATCGATAGGTGGGTAGTTAACATGGGCCCAGTGGGGCTCACCCCGTTCCGCGTACAGTTTGCGCCAATGTCGGTAAGCCTTCAGCCGCCACTGAAGCAGGAACTGCGGCTCGTGCTTCTTGGCCGAGATCCGCCGGATGACGTCTTCGTCCAGGCCGGGCGGGAGGGTCTCCTGCTCGATATCAGTGACGAAGCCGTACTTGTATTCCTGGCTGGTCAGCTTTTCAATAGTCTGGGATTCATCACTCATGATGCTGATCGCAGTTCCCGCCGTTGAATGATTCCGGGTGCTAGAGGTCTCCCCAGCTGCTAGGCCGAGTCCCGCCGGAGCAGGTAGGGCCGGATCACGTGCTCAAGCGTGAGGCGGGTGAAGACCGACTTGAGGGTGTGATCGATTACTTGCATGGGATTTCGAATATTACAGGAGCCCATCTGGGTGCAGTCATCTTCACTTACACAATCAACAATGCCCAACGGCCCTTCCATCCTTTCGAGGAATTGCCACAGATTCACGTCTGCGAGATCGGCTCTGAGCCGGTACCCGCCCTGCGCACCCTGGATGGGCTCCACGAAGCCTTTGTGGGCCAGCCGCTGCATTACTTTAGCCATAACCGGAAAAGGTATATCATAGGTGTCGGCGATTTCCCGCACCTTGGTGATGTCCTCGCTCGCAGCCTGGCTCAGGTGGCCGAGGGCCATGAGGGCATACTCGGTTTTGCGTGTTATTTTAAGCATAGCTAAATACGACCTTTTTAGTCTTGCTTAAATTATGACCATTATGGTCCGGTTACAAGAAATAAAGCACCTCGAGGGAAGTGGAGGGTGAAAAGATGTTAACTCAGAGGAGGTTTTCTACTTCCTCAGCGCGGCCTTGGCAAAGCGGGATTCGGGGATGGGCTGGTCGAAGACGATCTC of the Candidatus Neomarinimicrobiota bacterium genome contains:
- the sufB gene encoding Fe-S cluster assembly protein SufB, giving the protein MSDESQTIEKLTSQEYKYGFVTDIEQETLPPGLDEDVIRRISAKKHEPQFLLQWRLKAYRHWRKLYAERGEPHWAHVNYPPIDYQSIVYYAAPKMQPTYKSLNEVDPKLLETYEKLGIPLQEQKRLAGVAVDAVFDSVSVATTFQEALAEAGVIFCPFSEAVQQYPELVKKYLGSVVPPTDNFFAALNSAVFSDGSFVYIPRGVRCPMELSTYFRINAAMTGQFERTLIIADEASYVSYLEGCTAPMRDENQLHAAVVELIALDNAEIKYSTVQNWYPGDKQGQGGIYNFVTKRGAARGINSKISWTQVETGSAITWKYPGCILQGDNSIGEFYSVALTNNYQQADTGTKMIH
- a CDS encoding Rrf2 family transcriptional regulator, with protein sequence MLKITRKTEYALMALGHLSQAASEDITKVREIADTYDIPFPVMAKVMQRLAHKGFVEPIQGAQGGYRLRADLADVNLWQFLERMEGPLGIVDCVSEDDCTQMGSCNIRNPMQVIDHTLKSVFTRLTLEHVIRPYLLRRDSA